CAGGTTGACCAGAACCGGGTGACCTCTGAAGGCGGTCAGCGTCGCGGGCGCGCCGCCGGGTTGCGCGAAGGGCATGGCGGGCATCGCATCGCCCTTGTGGCTGCGATCGACGCCCCCCGCGGCAGGAGCGGTCGGGAAAGCAGGGGTAGCCGCATTGTTACCGGCGCTTGCTTGCTCGTTGGCGGCCTTGGGCTTATCGCAGCCGGCGATTCCAAGGGCGACGATCAGCGGGAGACAGGCGATTAGCGAGCGCAAGACTAGCTCCAATCAGATGTGGGGCGGGCGCTTCGCCGAAGGCCCGGCCGCGGTGATGCGCGAGATCAATGCCTCGATCCCGTTCGACAAGAGGCTCTGGCGGCAGGACATAGCCGGCTCCAAGGCCCATGTCGCCATGCTTGGCAAACAGGGAATCGTCGCCGAGGCCGATTCGGTTACAATCGCCGAAGGGCTGGATCGGGTCGCGGCGGAATATGAGGCGCACGGCGTCACCGACGATCTCGCGCTCGAAGATATCCACATGGCGACCGAAAGTCGTCTGGCGGAACTGATCGGGGCGACGGCGGGCCGCCTCCACACCGCCCGTTCGCGCAACGACCAGGTGGCGACCGACTTCCGCCTGTGGGTGCGCGATTCGATCGATGCGGTGGATGCCGGGCTGAAGGCGCTCCAGCAGGCGCTCGTATCCCGCGCGGAGGAACATGCCGAGAGCGTGATGCCCGGCTTCACCCATCTGCAGGCAGCGCAACCGGTGACGCTCGGCCATCACCTGATGGCTTATTACGAGATGGTCCGCCGCGACCGCTCGCGCTTCGCCGATGCGCGCGCCCGGATGAACGAATGCCCGCTCGGTGCCGCCGCACTGGCCGGCACGGGCTTCCCGATCGACCGGGAGGCGACGGCGCAAGCCCTCGCATTCGATCGGCCCACCGCCAATTCGCTCGATTCGGTGTCGGATCGCGACTTCGCGCTCGATTACCTGATGAGCGCGGCGCAGGCCTCGCTCCACCTCTCGCGTCTCGCCGAGGAGATCGTGCTGTGGGCCTCGCAACCCTTCGGATTCGTGTCGCTGCCCGATCAATGGTCGACCGGATCGTCGATTATGCCGCAGAAGCGCAACCCCGATGCCGCCGAACTGGTGCGTGGCCACAGCGGGCGGATCGTCGGCTGCCTGACCAGCTTGATGATCACGATGAAGGGCCTGCCGCTGGCCTATTCGAAGGATATGCAGGACGACAAGCCGCCAGTGTTCGAGGCGCACGACCTGCTCGCGCTGTCGATCGCGGCGATGACCGGCATGATCGAGACGCTGACCTTCCGCACCGATCGCATGCGCGCGGCGGCCGAGGCGGGTTTCTCCACCGCCACCGATCTCGCCGACCGGCTGGTGCGCGTGGCGGGTGTCCCGTTCCGCGAGGCGCACCACATCACCGGCGCCGTAGTGAAGACGGCCGAGGGCAAGGGCTGCGCGCTCTCCGACCTCAGCCTCGCCGAACTGCAGGCGATCGATCCGCGCATCGACGAAGGGGTGCAGGCCGCGCTATCGGTGGACGCATCGGTCGCGGCGCGCGCATCCGAGGGCGGCACCGCACCGGAGCGCGTCCGACAGGCGGTCGCACGGGCGAAGGAGGCTTTGGGATCATGAAGCGGATCGCGATCGCAGCGGTGGCGGCGCTGGCCTTGCTGGCGGGCTGCGGCAAGCGCCCGGTACTGCGCCCGGCCGATGGCAAGGTCCTGCCCCCCAAGGCGCAGACCGCCGCTGCACAACCGGGCGTCGGCGATCTGCTCACCGTGCCGACCCAGGCCAAGCCGAGCCGCGATGACGAGCTGGTGACAAAATCCACCCCGCTCCAGCCCGACCGTTTCGATCTCCCTCCTCCCGGCTGACATCCCCATGGATCATTTCGACATTCGCGACGGCGCCATGCACGCCGAGGGCGTTCCGCTCGACACCATCGCCGACGCGGTGGGGACGCCGGTCTATGTCTATTCGGCGGCGACGATCCGCCGCCACGTCCGCGTGTTCCGCGAGGCTCTGGACGGGCTGGCCCATGAGGGACAGGAGCCGCTGGTCGCGTTCGCGGTGAAGGCCAATCCCAACAAGGCGGTGCTCACCGTGCTGGCGCAGATGGGGTGCGGCGCCGACGTCGTCTCGGGCGGCGAGCTGAAGCGCGCTTTGGCCGCCGGCATCCCGGCGGAGCGCGTGGTGTTCTCGGGCGTCGGCAAGACGGCGGACGAGATGGCCTTCGCGCTCGACGCCGGTATCGGCCAGTTCAACCTCGAATCCGAGGAAGAGGCGGAAACCCTGTCCGCCGTCGCCGCGAGGATGAGCAGGACGGCGCGCGTCGCCTTCCGCGTGAATCCGGACGTCGATGCCGGCACCCATGCCAAGATCTCGACCGGGCGATCCGAAAACAAGTTCGGCATCCCCTTCGATACCGCCCCGCAGGCCTATGCCCGCGCTGCCGCATTGCCGGGCCTGGCGGTGCAGGGCGTCGCCGTCCATATCGGCAGCCAGCTGACCGATCTCCATCCGCTCAAGCAGGCCTTCGCCCGCATCGGCGCGCTGATCCAGAGCCTGCGTGCCGCCGGCCACGCCATCGTCACGGCCGATCTCGGTGGCGGGCTCGGCGTGCCCTACGATCCGGCCAAGCCCGCCCCGCCCTCGCCCGCCGCCTACGGCGCGATGGTGCGCGAGGCGACCGCCGGCTGGGGCTGCCGCCTGATCTTCGAGCCGGGTCGCCTGATCGTCGGCAATGCCGGCGTGCTGCTGACCAGCGTGATCCGGGTGAAGCCGGGCGTCCGCTCGCCGTTCGTCATCGTCGATGCAGCGATGAACGACCTGATGCGCCCGGCACTCTACGATGCGTGGCACAATATCCGCGCCGTCCGGCCCAAGGGCGACCAGTTCGAGGCCAATGTCGTCGGCCCGGTCTGCGAGACGGGCGACACCTTTGCGATGCAGCGTGGCATGGACCAAGTCGGATCGTAGCCATGTCGTTCTGTGAGCCAAGGAGTTGTGTACACACCTTGTCTTCCTAAGACCGCTTGGCCTCCGACTTCGCCGGAGGTGATGGTGTCGGGCGATCGGTGGGCGGTCGTGCGGGCACGTCAGCCGGTCGAGGCACTGATCGCTGCCGACAGCGTTCCTGCCTGGGCAATCGAACAAACGGAGGAATGATGGTCGCCAGGGTTCGTAAGGCGGTATTCCCGGTCGCGGGCTTCGGCACGCGATTCCTGCCCGCCACCAAGGCGGTGCCGAAGGAGCTGCTGCCGGTCGTCGACAAGCCGCTGATCCAGTACGCCATCGACGAGGCGCTGGCGGCGGGCATCGAGCAGATGATCTTCGTCACCGGCCGCGGCAAGGGGGCGATCGAGGATTATATCGACACCGCCTTCGAGATCGAGGCCGATCTCGTCGCCAAGAACAAGTCGGCGATCCTCGAACTGATGGCCGAAACCAAGCTCGGGCCGGGCCAGGCAGCGTTCGTCCGCCAGCAGCAGATGGCGGGCCTGGGCCATGCCGTGTGGTGCGCGCGCCATCTCACCGGGGACGAGCCGTTCGCGGTGCTGCTGCCCGACGAACTGCTGTGGAATCCGGACAAACCCTGCCTCAGCCAGATGATGGAAAGCTACGAGGCGAAGGGCGGCAGCGTCATCGCCGTCGTGGACGTGCCGAAGGAGCATACCGGCCGCTACGGCATCGTCTCGCCGGGCGACACCGACGGCAAGGCGATCGAGGTGAAGGGATTCGTCGAGAAGCCCCGACCGGAAGAGGCGCCCTCCACGCTGGCGGCGGTGGGCCGTTACATCCTCGATCCCAAGGTGATGCGCCTGCTCGAGGGGCAGGAGAAGGGCGCGGGCGGCGAGATCCAGCTGACCGACGCACTGGCGAAGCTGATCGGCGATCAGGCCTTCCATGCCCACATCTTCGAGGGCGCGCGCCACGATTGCGGCGAGAAGACCGGCTTCATCCAGGCCAATATCGCGCTGGCGCTGGAGCGCGAGGACATGGCGGGGCCGCTCCGCGCCTTCCTCAAGGGGCTGTAACAGCGACCGCTTGGCAAGGCGCCCGGACGGGACGACAAGGGCACGATGCACAGCCTGCCCGTCTTCCTCCGGCTCGCGGGGCGTCCCGTCATCCTGCTGGGTGACGGCGCCGCTGCCGATGCCAAGCGCCGGCTGCTCAACCGTGCCGGGGCGGTGATTGTCGGTGAAGGGACCGACGCAGCACTTGCGATCGTCGCGATCGAGGATGAAGGCGAGGCGACGAAGGCGGTCGCCCGACTGAAGGTTCGCGGCATCCTCGTCAACGCGGTCGATCGGCCGGCTCTGTGCGATTTCACCCTGCCCGCCATCGTCGATCGCGATCCGGTGCTGGTCGCGATCGGCACGGGCGGCGCTTCGGCGGGGCTGGCCAAGGCGCTCCGCCAGAGGATCGAGGCGTTGCTGCCATCGGGTCTCGGCGGATTGGCGGACCGGCTGCACGGCGCGCGGACACGGATCAAGGCGCGCTTTCCCGAGCCCGACGCGCGGCGGCGCGCGATCGATGCGGCGCTCGATCCCGGCGGCCCTCTCGATCCTTTGGGCACGCCTGCGGAGATCGACGACTGGCTGGCCTCGCCGGACTCGCGCGCTCCGCAGATTGTCACCATCACGCTCCGCTCGGACGATCCCGACGACCTGACGCTGCGCGAGGCCCGCTGGCTGGCGCAGGCGGATGCCGTGCATGTCTGCGACGCAGTGCCCGTCGCCGTCCGGAACCGGATTCGTGCCGATGCGCGCCAGATCGAAAGCGCCGGCGCCGACACCACAACAGGGCTGACCGTCATTTTGAAGGCGGCGGTTTGACGTCGTTCGCATCGCTTCCGCTTGTCCCGGCGCGGCGGGCGCGCTAACGGCCAGAACAGTAGCATGGCTCGCCCTATCCGTCAGACGCCCCGACAGGCCCCCCCGCCTCCGCCCGAGCCGCCCCGCCGCAAACGGAGTGGTTTCGTGAAGGCGTTGATCACCGCTGCCAAGCTGTTCGGCGGTGCCGCCTTCCTTGGACTGGTCGCGCTGGTCGTGGCGGTCGGCATCGCGATGTCGGGCCTGCCGAGCTTCGATCAGCTCAAATCCTCGCCCAACGGCCAGATGATCCGCGTCCATGCCGTGGACGGCACGGTGCTCGTCTCGCTCGGGCCGAGCTACGGCCAGTGGCTGCGGTCGGACCAGATCCCGCAGGTGATGAAGGACGCGATGATCTCGGTCGAGGATCGCCGCTTCTACGATCATCCCGGCGTCGATCCGATCGGCATCATCCGCTCGATCGGCGTGCGCGCACAACGCGGGCATTGGACGCAGGGCGGATCGACGATCACCCAGCAGCTCGCCCGCAATGTCTTCCTGACCAGCAACAAGACGTTCGGGCGCAAGTTCCGCGAGGCGATCATCAGCCTCGCGCTCGAGCGGAAGTTCTCGAAGGACCAGATCCTCGAACTCTATCTCAACAAGGTCTATTTCGGCGGCGGCAGCTACGGCATCGATGCCGCCAGCCGGAAGTTCTTCGGCCACGGCGCCGATCATCTGAGCCTGGGCGAAGCGTCGATCATCGCCGGCCTCGTCAAGGCGCCTTCCAACTATTCACCCACTGCCGATGCGCAGGCCGCGGTCGATCGCGCGGGGGTCGTGCTGGAAACGATGGTCGAGACCGGCAAGATCACCAATGCCGAGGCGCAGGCCGCGCAACCTTCCGCGGTGAAGCTCGCGCCCGAGCCGAAGCAGAACAGCGTCCGCTATTTCACCGACTGGGCGCTGCCGCAGCTCAACACGCTGATCGACGACCAGACCGATCCGCTCGACGTGTGGACAACGCTGGACATCCGTATGCAGCGCCAGGCCGATCAGGCGATTGGCGCGGACACGCCCGCCGGGCTGCAGGGTGCGCTCGTCTCGATGGAGCGCGACGGCGCGGTGCGTGCGATGGTGGGCGGCAAGGACTATATCACATCCAACTACAACCGTGCCGTCACCGCCGAGCGTCAGCCCGGTTCCGCGTGGAAGCTGTTCGTCTATCTCGCGGCGATCGAGGCCGGGCATAAGCCCGACGAGGCGATCGTCGACGAGCCGGTGACGATCGATGGCTGGAGCCCGCGCAACGACGAGCGCACCTATTCGGGCCAGATCAACATCCGGACCGCCTTCGCCTTCTCGCTCAACACGGTGGCGGCGAAGCTGGGCCAGGCAGTGGGCTTCGAGACGGTTGCCGACATGGCCCGCCGCTTCGGCATCTCGACGCCGATCAACACGCATCCGGCAATGGTGCTCGGCACATCTGACGTCCACCTGATCGACATGGTCCGCGCCTTCGCCGAGATCGACAACAAGGGCGCCATGGTGCAGCCCTATGCGATCGAGAAGGTCGTCGGGCCGGACAACAAATTGCTCTACCAGCATACGCCGCCCGAAAATCGCGTGCTCGTGGCACCATGGGTGGCGGCCGAGATGACCGACCTGCTGCAGACTGCCGTGAACACCGGCACCGGCAGGGCCGCGCAGATCGGCCGCCCGGTGGCGGGCAAGACGGGAACGACCTCCACCAACCGCGACGGCTGGTTCTTCGGCTTCTCCTCGGGCCTCACCACCGGCGTATGGATGGGCCGCGACGACGCCAAGCCCAATCCCGGCCTCTACGGTGGCCGCGCCCCCGCGCGTGCCTTTGCCGATTACATGAAGGTCGCGGTGGCGAACCGCCCGGTCGAGCAGTTCGATACGCAGGTGACGCTGCCCGAATGGCAGCTCGAGCCCGACGACGAAGCCTATTACGGCCAGCCCGACAGCGGCATCCCGACGATCGACGCCAACGGGCAGGTGATCGAGCAGGGTGGCGATCAGGGCCAGCCGATGAGCGACGGCGGCGATCAGGGCTATCCCTCGCAGCAACAGCAGCCTGCGCAGCAGCAGCAGCAAGGTGGCGGTCGTCGGCAGCCGCAGCAGGATGACGATTGGCAGGGTCCGCCTCCGCCACCCGCGCCCGGCCAGCGGCTCGACCAGAACTGGCTGAACGGCGTGCTGGGTCGCAAGGGCACCGCCACCCCGCCGCAACATGGCGGCGGAACGCCTCAACCCAACCAGTAAAGTCCGGCGCCGTGCGCGCGCAACCAGTCG
The nucleotide sequence above comes from Sphingomonas oryzagri. Encoded proteins:
- the argH gene encoding argininosuccinate lyase, with protein sequence MWGGRFAEGPAAVMREINASIPFDKRLWRQDIAGSKAHVAMLGKQGIVAEADSVTIAEGLDRVAAEYEAHGVTDDLALEDIHMATESRLAELIGATAGRLHTARSRNDQVATDFRLWVRDSIDAVDAGLKALQQALVSRAEEHAESVMPGFTHLQAAQPVTLGHHLMAYYEMVRRDRSRFADARARMNECPLGAAALAGTGFPIDREATAQALAFDRPTANSLDSVSDRDFALDYLMSAAQASLHLSRLAEEIVLWASQPFGFVSLPDQWSTGSSIMPQKRNPDAAELVRGHSGRIVGCLTSLMITMKGLPLAYSKDMQDDKPPVFEAHDLLALSIAAMTGMIETLTFRTDRMRAAAEAGFSTATDLADRLVRVAGVPFREAHHITGAVVKTAEGKGCALSDLSLAELQAIDPRIDEGVQAALSVDASVAARASEGGTAPERVRQAVARAKEALGS
- the lysA gene encoding diaminopimelate decarboxylase; its protein translation is MDHFDIRDGAMHAEGVPLDTIADAVGTPVYVYSAATIRRHVRVFREALDGLAHEGQEPLVAFAVKANPNKAVLTVLAQMGCGADVVSGGELKRALAAGIPAERVVFSGVGKTADEMAFALDAGIGQFNLESEEEAETLSAVAARMSRTARVAFRVNPDVDAGTHAKISTGRSENKFGIPFDTAPQAYARAAALPGLAVQGVAVHIGSQLTDLHPLKQAFARIGALIQSLRAAGHAIVTADLGGGLGVPYDPAKPAPPSPAAYGAMVREATAGWGCRLIFEPGRLIVGNAGVLLTSVIRVKPGVRSPFVIVDAAMNDLMRPALYDAWHNIRAVRPKGDQFEANVVGPVCETGDTFAMQRGMDQVGS
- the galU gene encoding UTP--glucose-1-phosphate uridylyltransferase GalU, whose product is MMVARVRKAVFPVAGFGTRFLPATKAVPKELLPVVDKPLIQYAIDEALAAGIEQMIFVTGRGKGAIEDYIDTAFEIEADLVAKNKSAILELMAETKLGPGQAAFVRQQQMAGLGHAVWCARHLTGDEPFAVLLPDELLWNPDKPCLSQMMESYEAKGGSVIAVVDVPKEHTGRYGIVSPGDTDGKAIEVKGFVEKPRPEEAPSTLAAVGRYILDPKVMRLLEGQEKGAGGEIQLTDALAKLIGDQAFHAHIFEGARHDCGEKTGFIQANIALALEREDMAGPLRAFLKGL
- a CDS encoding precorrin-2 dehydrogenase/sirohydrochlorin ferrochelatase family protein, which produces MHSLPVFLRLAGRPVILLGDGAAADAKRRLLNRAGAVIVGEGTDAALAIVAIEDEGEATKAVARLKVRGILVNAVDRPALCDFTLPAIVDRDPVLVAIGTGGASAGLAKALRQRIEALLPSGLGGLADRLHGARTRIKARFPEPDARRRAIDAALDPGGPLDPLGTPAEIDDWLASPDSRAPQIVTITLRSDDPDDLTLREARWLAQADAVHVCDAVPVAVRNRIRADARQIESAGADTTTGLTVILKAAV
- a CDS encoding transglycosylase domain-containing protein, giving the protein MARPIRQTPRQAPPPPPEPPRRKRSGFVKALITAAKLFGGAAFLGLVALVVAVGIAMSGLPSFDQLKSSPNGQMIRVHAVDGTVLVSLGPSYGQWLRSDQIPQVMKDAMISVEDRRFYDHPGVDPIGIIRSIGVRAQRGHWTQGGSTITQQLARNVFLTSNKTFGRKFREAIISLALERKFSKDQILELYLNKVYFGGGSYGIDAASRKFFGHGADHLSLGEASIIAGLVKAPSNYSPTADAQAAVDRAGVVLETMVETGKITNAEAQAAQPSAVKLAPEPKQNSVRYFTDWALPQLNTLIDDQTDPLDVWTTLDIRMQRQADQAIGADTPAGLQGALVSMERDGAVRAMVGGKDYITSNYNRAVTAERQPGSAWKLFVYLAAIEAGHKPDEAIVDEPVTIDGWSPRNDERTYSGQINIRTAFAFSLNTVAAKLGQAVGFETVADMARRFGISTPINTHPAMVLGTSDVHLIDMVRAFAEIDNKGAMVQPYAIEKVVGPDNKLLYQHTPPENRVLVAPWVAAEMTDLLQTAVNTGTGRAAQIGRPVAGKTGTTSTNRDGWFFGFSSGLTTGVWMGRDDAKPNPGLYGGRAPARAFADYMKVAVANRPVEQFDTQVTLPEWQLEPDDEAYYGQPDSGIPTIDANGQVIEQGGDQGQPMSDGGDQGYPSQQQQPAQQQQQGGGRRQPQQDDDWQGPPPPPAPGQRLDQNWLNGVLGRKGTATPPQHGGGTPQPNQ